The genomic DNA ggtgtaaaactcagtggaatagtcatccacagaacgagaaccctgacgaagattctggaaccgttggtacaggttacgttcgtaattatatggtagaaacgcagccctaatatgcttcctgaatttgtcccaattcgtgagctttgccttaccatgacgaacacgtgtctgtttcaactgttgccaccatgcttgtgcacgatcATGTAAGCGggtcgtaacaaggggtacacgacgatctgcaggaacttccttgaaatccagaatctcttcaacctgagaaagccaatcaataaactcttccggtggtagactaccatcgaacttagggatgtccaccctaaaagcctgctcccagcgatgattggggcgttcaggggatcgattccgaagaccaccgagagggttttcatctgtcaccgtaacatcatcttcagggtggtgcatgtgcatagatgcatccatccgttgcgtcaaccattcaacctgccgcctcaaatcgtcgttatcacggcgaaactcagcgttttcacgtcgcaactcagcaaggtcaccatcatcagcaccaggggtagggttgcgcggctgtcttcggggcggcatacctcagggtcgactggaaactgataccaactgatgcagcgtgcgtggctaggatgaacctttatcaagattcgttgattcttacgaataccgaacgttgatagatattgaggaaacctcgttttctgattaataatcttcttctcccttacaatggaataccttcagggtatttataggacttacacgtattaaattaggaattacgtctaattataatttaattacactaatttaggatattccttccataacaagaatatccctacctaatttagaatatcccttgtaatctcttccttaattagaatatatattataatcctttccttgattagaatatatcttccaatcccttccttaattagattatatattataatcctttccttgattagaatatatcttccaatcccttccttaattagattatcttccaatctcttcgactcgcaccgcatcagaTAATTAgctattattttcttcttttgtttagGTTAGTTTTCAAAGGCTTGTGAGGGACCCTTTGAAGCAGACATATAAGCAAACATACAAATAGAGTCTTGCTTTTCAAGGGTGCCCTGTTTTTCAAAGGAATGATTAATCACTTAAATCCAACAACATGTGATATGAATCAATAACCGAATCCTTCCTTTTGTATTTTTGGCTTAATAATGCATCATACTGTATCATTCAGAAATCACAAAACCAGCCATCAGGGTAAGCCCAACTAAGTGGTCACCTGGCCCCCCCTATACTCCTGTAAAGGTGGCCCCGAGTTTTGGTCTCCCCAGGCCCAGTAGAAAAAAATATCGATATTTTTGTTGTACTAAGTCtagtttaaaaagttaataaaaaaaaattagtgaagTTCGAAcccataattaaataaaaaatttaaattgtaatcTTAAACCACTAAACTACCttcttttatgtttaaaaataccATGATTAAACATATTactatttgaaataaatagATTGCCCTAACTTGAGACTTGCACTTACCCAGGTCTGTCTGACCCTGTTCCTATATCAGAAATGATCCATGTTACGGATCCACTGTTTCCCTCAAAGATAAGGTTCCTCAAAGATAAGGGTAAAACAGtcctttttttaaatttcaattttcttttacaCTGTTTTATCCCTTTATGAGGGAATATGGGATCATTTCCTCTCCTATATACACTCAAAatcaaaactaaatttaaatttgtctcTACTATCATATAATGGGTATTTTTGACAACCTAGGTCCAATAATACATGTTGTAGgctaattttaaacaaaatgaagtaataatactattatgataacaattcaaacaataaaaacTAGTTTGGTTTGAGATTTGAAAGAGAAGTAacttatgaaataaaaatttattaaactcgttaattttagtaaaataaaattatatagattattttatgTCCACTTATTTGGCATCTTATAATTGGATGATCTTATCCTCACCTCTCTGCCCATCCAGTGTCTTCCAAACAGAGAAGAAACAAAACAGAGTGGGGGGTTTTTCAATGGCTACATTTAGCTTCCTCCGTTTAACCAGAGCAAATCCTTTTCACCGGACTCGCATGTCCGGTGCCGATTCCGACGATATCCCCCGTCAGCCGCCTACTATATCTCCGGCGGAGCAATTTCCACCGATGTCCGCCACTTTCAATCGACGACTCTTCACCGGTATAGGTTCTGCATCAGTGGTAGCAGTTGGTGCCAACTTCGCCGGAATCACAAGTTTCCTTCTTGGGTTGTCGCCGGAGACCGGTCGGAAACTAAAACTCGATATAATCTATCCAATCGGAGGCTATAGCCGTTGTGTTCAACAGAGTGCCGGATTTGGTTAGTAAAGAGTTTAAATTCCTGAAAGATTTTGTATAACAGAGAGAAATGAATGATAATTGTAATGCAGAATTCATATATCCATCAAATTGGGTTGGAGATCAAAGATTGTTGTATAGAGCAGCCAAGAAATTAGAAAGAGCATTAGATGAACCGACAATAAACAGCCTTCCTAAAATTAGAGACAATGAAACCCTTATTAGAAGTGAACCCGTGGTCGCGTTCGGACCGCCGGGATCCAGCGGCGAGCTAAACGTCAGCGTTATCGTATCTCCAGTTCCATTAGATTTCAGGTTAATAATAGTTAAAAGTTAAAACCCACAATTCCTTTTTACAAAGAAATgacatttttgaatttttgtaaCAGAATTGAAGCGTTTGGAGAACCGGAAGAGGTGGGGAAGACGTTGATCGGAAAGATAACTTCTTCGTCGGAAGTGAAAGGGACTTTACTGAAATCAAGATTAAggaaggatgatgatgataaagtGAAGTATTATGAGCTTGAATATAGAGTTGAAAGTTCTTCTTTTAAGAGACATAATATTGCTGTTTGTTGCGTTTACGATGGCAGATTGTTCACTCTTAATGCTCAAGCTCCTGAGGTTTTATGGAAGATTGTTGAATCAGATTTCTATAGGATTGCCAATTCCTTCGCCATTGTTTCTTATTAGAACATTCTCCACATTTGTAAGTAACCTTATAATGAAGAAAAGAAACGAATCGATTCGATTCAATCATCTATATATAACGTAACTCAATTGATGATCAAACTTGAAAAGCATAATGAAATGGATTAAAACCATTTTCTGTAATTTCAACCCAAAACAGATCATTCGTGTTTTCTTGTTAAGGGTTTACATCTTGTTCCATCGTCTATTCCAAATTCTAGCAGCTCAATTTGCAGTCAGACCGGTGATTATGGGTCTGCCAGTTAATGAACATTGTGACCTGTTCAAACCGCCCGATGAACCCGTCGATCATCATCCTGTTCCCGATGAAACCCTAGATTCAAAGTTAATAAACCCGGTTGAAGTTGAAGTTGCAGTTgctgttaataataataatggtgaAAGGAAATTAGGGCCAAAGAAGACGGTCAGCATAAATGAGAGAGTTGAAGTTATTGATTTTGGAAAGATGAGGAAGACGACGTCGTTTGATAGATTATCCATAGACAATACTAATAATAAGAAACCATTGAAATCTATACTTAGGGTTGGTTCCATTATCCGCTCATCCTAAAACATGCCGGAAGAATTTCggaaatattaatgtaatattttatctttattattattgttattataaatgtatatttttcatgtttgattaataataataataataataataagtttagattatttaaacaacccaatcaaacaaggctttagtttttttttttaataataaatttaaaggtTATATTCAATCAAGATCTTAATATGAGTCGGTTtgacaatttttgaatataagactccatatattaaatattatatttgacaaattttaaaataattaattaaataaaatcaataaacaaattttttattaattaaaaatataatattatggtATATTTATCagttaatcataaaaaaaaatatatattacaactatcaatcaaatatatttaatttagttatttgaatGACTTTATATTTGGCTCTACTAAGTTTAAGTTTGATTATAGTATAGTTGCAAACGAGTCGATCTGAGTTCAAATTAGTTTGAgcttgagctcgaactcaactcgattaagtattttttagctcgactcgaacgtgtttataaatttgagctcgagctcgactcgaaaaacttgaactaaaaataaatttttaaatatttgtgaataaaaaataattattttaaattttaggttttaatattaaaagaaataaaataatatattttttattatcggaCATGAAAAAACTCGACAAGTTATCGAGCAAGTATTACATAAGCTCGAGCTCAactcaaatattaaacgagtcagctcgagctcgactcgaactttGTCAAAGTCAAACTTTAGTCGAGTTTTGACCGAACGGCTTATGATTCATTTGCACCCCTGGGTTATACTCAATAACATACCTTGACATATCAAATGTTTTTTTGATTGATATAACGATTTATCGgttcaaaatcattatattctTATTGTGGGTGATGAACATTTGATTAAGTTTTGGGACGAAACTTGGTGTGATGTTAATTAAATGTTTGGCGAATATTTTCTAGAAATTGCTTTTATTTCACTTTGTCAAGATGCATTAGTAAATGATATGTTTGACATTCAGTTTAGTGATTTTGCTAATTGTATTAGATATATAAGAAGATTGAACCAAGAGTTTATGATAGACTATTTATTCATACTAAAAAGTAAGGATTTAAACTCGTATTTTTGGGATTATATACGGTGATAGAATCTAGATAACTTTCATGTGAGTCACTGTTATACATCGTTCAATAAAGTTAGCCTCGTTGATTTATGTTGGGAAAATATTATAGGAGTCTAAAATGCCTAccaatatcttattatttttgttagagTATTATTCACGACGAAATTCTCACTAATGATACATATATGcgaaaaaatattacgattGTGAGTCATTATCGTATATGTTACAAAGAGTTGAAGACGACttctcatatattatttttttttacattgtcACATTGTTGCATGTATATGgagtattttgataattttgaccTAAATCCAATGAGTTGTCGAAAATTGTCGGTGACTATTGAAAAATATAGATTGGGACGGCTAAAAAATGAGACTTACAAGATGGATCTCTAtccctatatttttttttttgatagatTATTTGGTTAGAAACATAtcgaaaaatatttaataactaaagtatgtttataaacattattCGCAATGTCATTATCTATATTTTCGTGTGaagactttattattatttttttaaggctttcgagtcaattaattatacttatattttttatttttgttgtatttaaaccatttttattttaataaatagatcatttacaaacaataataataataataattaaaaggtTAGAATAATTACCTTAAtactaaataatttgaaaaatatgaaaattaagttaaaaaaataataaatatttgtgaaaATTTAGGAGGAAAGGTAAAGAATTGGAAATGCGGATCGAATTTCGCTTCTGCCATGGCCGGCGGTCGGAGTATATAAACGAATCGCTTTCCAGACTAACAAAGTGTCGATAATGGGAGTTGGAAATTCTTCTCTCTCCCTTTCAGTGCCCAATAGCTCCTCATACTTCATCTCCTCTACTCTTTGTCCCCCCcacaaatcaaaatcaatctTCTTTACTTTCCCTTCCAATCTTCCACACTTTTCTCTCTACCGGACTCCCATCATCAAGTTCTCCATGGAACAAAATCTCGTTCCCCTTAAGTGCGTTGGAATTAAAGAAGCTATCTTccatggagaagaagaagattcttcaaaaccCTTTTCTGATCTTCACAGTTTAGACACAGAATTGCTTCAGACGATGATGTATGATGCCCTGGTTTGGAGTTCACTTCACGGTCTAATCGTTGGAGACAGAACCGTTCAGGTTAGTTACTGCATGAATTGGCAAAATTTGTTGCATTTTATTGAAATGATTTTGGTTTAATCTGATAATAATGggttatttatgttttagaaaTCTGGAAAAGTTCCTGGCGTTGGTTTGGTTCATGCGCCATTTGCTTTGTTACCTATGCCATTTCCAGAGAAACATTGGATTCAGGCATGTGAGGTGGCACCCATCTTCAATGAACTAGTTGATCGTGTCAGTTTGGATGGTGAATTCCTGCAGGACACACTCTCCAGGTGATCTTTTGCGATTTGATTTCATTATGAATGAATGTTTTAGCCACTGATGATCAATCCAAGAACTCATTAGCTGATATTACCTTTGCTTTTCATGTTTCTCAGAACAAAGAAAGCTGATGAGTTTACATCGAGGCTCTTAGATATTCATTCGAAGATGCTGGAAATCAATAAAAAGGAAGTCAGTAACAAAATCAGAATTCTATTTTGTGATAGAAGAAATATATTATGTGTATCTTGTGGTTGATCGATCTCCCTTTGAGATATGCAGGATATACGGTTGGGATTACATCGATCTGACTATATGCTTGACGAACAAACAAAACTATTACTTCAGATAGAGCTCAAtacaatttcttcttcttttcctgGGCTTACTTGTCTTGTCAGCGATCTTCATAGGTTAtattaaacttgaaaatttCTTCGCAGTTTGTATGTTTTATTAAGGAATCAAGTAAAAACTGAAAATGATCATTCTGCAGgaatttaataaatcaatatGGAGGGCAACTAGGTTTAGACCACAAAAAGGTCCCAGAAAATGCTGCTGTGATTCAATATGCCAATGCATTAGCTAAAGCCTGGACCGAATTCAATAACCCTAGGTTGTACTGGAATAGAAGAATCTATATTTGACTTCTTTTTTGTGTGTGTGAATATCAAGGTTAATGTTAGTCTTTGACAGGGCTGCGGTTATGATTGTGGTTCAAAACGAAGAGCGCAATATGTATGACCAACATTGGCTTTCGTTGGTGCTCAGAGAAAAATATCCTTCTTGCTTAGCTTCTTCTTGACTTCTATTAAGGAAGACtttgttattatataatgtGCATAATCCCACTTCTGATTCTTTTTCCTCAACTTTAAGACACATATGGTGTTCAAACTATTAGGAAGACACTGGCTGAAATTGATGCACAAGGGAAGCTTCAACCTGACGGGACTCTCGTCGTGTATGTAATCATTGTATGCTCTTAACAGTTCTTTGTTGGGACTTATTTTATCTGACAagttaaagctttgtttagtGGCGATGAAGCAATTTCTGTCATTTATTTTAGAGCGGGATATGCTCCTACAGATTATCCTTCTGAATCGGTGAGCAAATATTCCTACTTCTATCGATTTTTAGgataaacatgttaaaagttAAAACTGAGAAATATCTGAGCTTTAAATTGCTCCTGTTCTTTGTTTCTTTTTCAGGAGTGGAAGGCTAGATTATTAATGGAGCAGTCTTCTGCAATTAAGTGCCCTTCAGTTTCTTATCATTTAGCCGGCACAAAAAAGGTGCAACAAGAACTTGCAAAACCAGGTGTTCTTGAAAGGTAATATGGTTGACTCCTTATTTTATgctaattttgaagaaaaaatgttCAGCGGAATCAATTTCATAGAGTTGCCAATTTCTTTCTGAAACAAACACAAGATGGAGTTAATTTGGTCTTGGGTTGGCTTCATGATGTAAGTTAATGTCATAAAAGGGTCAACACAATTAACTCTATTTTAACACGTTTGGCGCTATGTATTTTATTTCGATTCTAGACAACTCTTATTTAAACTCTCATTATTTTGTGCATTTTGCTTATGTTCGAAAGGTGACAACACATTTATTGTGATTCTCTAACAAGTGTTAGGGTTAGGTATAATAGAGGGTTGAGATGAAGGGAGATCTAACAGTTAAGGGATGCAACGGGTCCAGATATTAAAACAGAAATGTTTGGAAACAAAATCTAGTCTTAAACAGCTCTGTTTGGAAATACATGTAGGTCTGGAGTTGGAGATGGGTTTGGGTTGGTTAAAACCcgaaaaataatttatggatGTGTTCCTAGAAGTTCTTGAACACAAAGTAATTCAAGAAGTATTAATTAAggatacaatttttattattgattaatgaTTTGTATAAATAGATTATAGTAAACTTGTACAAGGATAATATGTGCATGAATTGATATGGTTTTGATGTTGGAAACTCATCCACAGCCTCAATTTTCTCTAGTTCTTATTCACTCTTAAATAGCTTACACATCTAATCGAAGTATTAGTTAGGGTTCATAGTTTGACATGACTACCTATTTGTGTCTCATTTGTATTAAGATGATTTGACTTGACTTCTAAAGAACATtcttttacataaatataatggTCTATTTTCTCCTGAGCAGGTTTCTTGAAAACAAAGATGAAATAGCCAAACTACGAAAATGCTTTGCAGGACTGTGGAGCCTAGATGATACAGATGTGGTCAAGGATGCGATTGAAAGACCTGAACTATATGTTATGAAACCGCAAAGAGAAGGAGGAGGTTTCTTCCAGTTGAACACATCCATCATTTTAATACCGCGTCTTTTATGTTTATGCTAAAGGATTAAAAATACAATCGTAGGTAACAATATATATGGGGACGATATAAGTAAAACCTTGCTAAAATTGCAAGAGGAAGGAACAGAAGGAAGTGCAGCATATATACTTATGCAGAGAATTTTCCCAACTGTATCTTCCACTCTTTTGATGCGCGAAGGTGTTTGTCACAAAGAGAAAGCAATCTCCGAACTCGGAATATATGGTGCTTATTTGAGGTGTGCATTTATTTTATCAACACtctaaactttattttaaatgtaggAAGGAAAGGGTCTAAGAGCTAGCACGATCCCCACAGTAATACCTACCCTCCTGAGGCTTGAGTATCGTTGGTGGACTATggaactttaattttttttaattagttagttagCTATCTTCTGAATAAGCTTggttgtataatttttatttttattattagtgaCCCTCTTTCGGGTGATCTTGATCATATGTCAATGCATAGATTGTATTATCCTAAGGCATGTCCTGACTATAATGTTGTTTAATTTCCTTGTGCAGAAACAAAGAGAAGGTGATTTTGAATGAGAAAAGCGGTTATTTGATGAGGACTAAGGTATCATCATCTAACGAGGGAGGTGTTGCAGCTGGATTTGCGGTTTTGGACAGCATATATTTGACTTGAAGGAGGCTAATATCAAGATCATCTCTTTATGTGATTTTAATTACTTGTtgctttttattgatttttatgtttgaaacaTGGTGAGAAAGATTTGCAGTAGGGAGGAATAGGATTCCAGCATAAATGATGTTAACCTCTTTAGATTGGGCAGAAGCATATTCACCCCCTTGAAACTCTCCATTGATTGTgacaataataaaacaataaaagtgtcaaatatttcaatatgttttgagTGTTGACTGtttcatatatatttgatttaaaatacaatttcaTCCAATTTACTGAAACTGATAAATTGCATCAATTATCAAGTCAAATTGGTTTAAAACCAAACATTGTGAAAAAATTTGCATCAACTTGTAACATGTCTTAAAGTTGTCCCATGATTGGAAACTGATAAATCCAATACAAACAGTTAGATTCAAGACATTATCCAAAACATTCTAGTTTCTTatggtaaaaaaataaacatcctTGGAAGGGCATAATCATAATGCAAAACCAATAAAGATCAAAAGAATCATCATCAACTAATGATCATCTTGTTGAAGAATTCAGCTTGCTCAGGGAAATACTCCAACAGCTCATCCTTGGTCACCCACACAAAATCTTCACACTTGCTAATGTCAAACTTGTTCGTTGCAATCACTTGTGATTTGAAGAAGAATCGCTGAAATTCAAGCACAACTAGTAATTGTCATACAAAACTAATGGATTCATTGACTACATGTCCAAATCAACCATATTTGTCACCACTGGTATCTCTAAATCCGATAATATTAAGATTTGATCACTTTTTGTCTAGTAAATTAGGTACCTTAAATTGTGCAACTTCTTGTGTTTTATCCGAAGGCTGCTGGATCATATGGCCCATGGGAGCATTTCCGACAAAGTATGTATGAGAGAGATCGCCTATTATGGAGGTCAATGCAGATTCTGCACACTGGAAACATCGGGAATCCCCATAAATACAAGAAAGGTAATAAAACAGATATATTTagcaataattattaatattactttTCGCAATGTCTCTTCAGACTCATAGATTTTTTCAGGGAAATGCCAAACGGGACTCCCACTTGGAGCTCCATATGTAGTTCCAAGTACTAGAAGATAAAGCCTTCTGTCTAGTGCTCTCTTCAGTGACCTTCATCAAACAAAGTATAAACAAGCAGACTGTGAATATATAATTCATGACTTAAATAAAGTACATAatcttttctttaaattattataatttttttacataggAACCACTGAATTACAAGTTAAAATATACAACAGGTTGTAATAATGCAATTTTGCAATTTAGAATTTTCAATACTGATGAAGGACAGGAATAAACATGAAACCAACATTCAATCAAAGATAAGAAGTAAGATTGAAAGATCTGTTGCACCCAATGATGAACAACTATGGTCTCACCCGAGAAAGACAAGGGgagaaaatattaatgaaagatATGATAATTCTTTCATCTACGGGAAATGGTACCTTTTATCATTATTCTTATCTGCTTCTGTAATCCTTGGAGCAGGCACATACTCAACCTGATAGTTTCCTTTCCCTCTGTTTGCAACAACAAATTAAGCTAGATCTCAGATGTGAAATGTTTCAACATCGTATTTCACACCAACATATCAGAAACCAATCACAAGTATAAAGAACTAAAACAGCAAACAAAGTTAGATTTTACTGtggaatttgaaaaaaaaaacacttatgTGAATTCACATAAATAGAAAAATTGGAATTAACTAAAAAGATGATTCTGCAAGAAGAAAAACAGTTATATGAATTTGCTAACCAGACCCAGATAAGATCTAAATGGAGTGGCTTTGAACCCTCTAAATAAGTAGAAATGCCTTAATAATGCAAGACCATTGTTTAGTTTTAGGTAATTAACAGAGATTAAACAGCATGAAGCTTGGAATCGAAACATCAATTAATACCATGCAAGATGATAAATCTGGTTCTgaaacttattaaataattgtgAAGAAAATCAAAAGCACTCATATAAACTCCATGGCTTCACCTTGCTTCAGATTTATTCAAGAATTCATCAGGATATGGCTTTCTATATTGTTGTCTCCACTGGAACCTATTACATAATgagaaaacataattaaataaaggtGACAATTAATCAATAACAACCATCCACAGCCAAATTTAAACACATCGCCTTGCACTCtcattacaaaaacaaaggaaCTATGGAGTGGTTGCTATGAAACCAACTATTTTGCCCTATACTAGAATGTTTCCCTTGTGTTCGATCATGTTATGTAGACAACAACAGCTTTCATAAAAAACAGGCCAAGAAATCTGTAACTATCAGTCCCTACTACAATCCCTAAGaaaactataattaaattttttaagaaaaacaacAAACTAAGCATCCCCTTTCTAGTATACCAACAACTCCCCCTGCCCATAGCTTCAAACTTCACTTTAACCTAATCTTTTCCAATAATATTGACCTCGTTAATGCTTTGGTTGAGGATAAAGTGGtttaagattaatttattaCTGAATTGGTTAGTAATCTCCTCCCcaataatcaaacctaaaaccATAGATAGATCAAGCATGATTGATACTGCCTATGTTTTGGATTCAACTCAGCTTGATGACTAAAACGCATAATGCAAacaatatatgaatgaaataaacaGGTAACTTACGAGAAATCCTGGAAAGCATAAAGAACGGGATCAATTTTGGGAATGACGACGGGAAGTCTTTCGAATAGGACAGAAGCTACAATTTGATCGTGAGCAGTTGAGGTGGAAAAGGTTCTGGCAGTTGATAGGAGAGAACGACGAATCAGCGCACTGAGAGGAGCTGGAGCTTTGTACATGTTTAATTAAGTCCTAGCAAGAATCTGAAGAAAATGCGGGAGCCTCTTAGAAAGGAAGAAGCAAAGAAAGGAAGTAAGATCCCTGGAACAGTCCAGAAAGATAAGTGAGAGTGAAAAACGTCTTCAATTTCGTCTTGTAATTCTGGATAACAAAAGAGGAACTCAGTTCCCTCACATAAAGCAGCTACGCGAAGCATATATAATACAACGCAAAAGCCGTCTCCTTCCTTCTTATTCACCACCCACTGAATGCCTTCTTCTGCCTTCCTTCCACACGGGGattaattttttcctttttttatcaaaaaaagaaaaagaaaacaggGTTTTtggaatgaatgaatgaatgaataacgGCCCAACAAATGATTGGGCCATGGCTTATAGATCCAAtcacttacaaaaaaaaatattaagtttagtTTAAGGCCTTTAGGGTATCTATCCATGTGTAAATATTAGGAAGGAATGGTTGGGTTGggtataatgttttttaaataatttatgggttattaaaaaaaaactgatttgtgatattttaataaaaatatatatatatattgaaaaaagatattaatatataataatatatttgtttaaataagtaatattttatttaatgaattaaattatataattgatataataaatatttaattatataacttttgttttgattaattcatttgttgaactgataataaataaataagaatccAGATATTCTTATTAGCAAGACAATCAACTATCAAATAAGAAACTTTAGTCAAGATTGGATCATTAGTCATGCATTAACCTTAATACACAAAGTTCATTAATTCTTTTACTTTCTTTAATTTTCAagttttgaagaaaattttgtttgaaatacaAAAAAGTTGATATTTCCCTATTTAAAGTCAAATTTGTagttattctttattatttaccGATGAGaaatataattgatattattGAGAATGAAATTAATTACAATGGATATCTGATAGTAAGACTTTCTATATAATTGAGAATAAAGATATATAGTgcaattttaaagaaaaa from Impatiens glandulifera chromosome 9, dImpGla2.1, whole genome shotgun sequence includes the following:
- the LOC124914637 gene encoding psbP domain-containing protein 7, chloroplastic, which codes for MATFSFLRLTRANPFHRTRMSGADSDDIPRQPPTISPAEQFPPMSATFNRRLFTGIGSASVVAVGANFAGITSFLLGLSPETGRKLKLDIIYPIGGYSRCVQQSAGFEFIYPSNWVGDQRLLYRAAKKLERALDEPTINSLPKIRDNETLIRSEPVVAFGPPGSSGELNVSVIVSPVPLDFRIEAFGEPEEVGKTLIGKITSSSEVKGTLLKSRLRKDDDDKVKYYELEYRVESSSFKRHNIAVCCVYDGRLFTLNAQAPEVLWKIVESDFYRIANSFAIVSY
- the LOC124914066 gene encoding glutathione synthetase, chloroplastic, encoding MGVGNSSLSLSVPNSSSYFISSTLCPPHKSKSIFFTFPSNLPHFSLYRTPIIKFSMEQNLVPLKCVGIKEAIFHGEEEDSSKPFSDLHSLDTELLQTMMYDALVWSSLHGLIVGDRTVQKSGKVPGVGLVHAPFALLPMPFPEKHWIQACEVAPIFNELVDRVSLDGEFLQDTLSRTKKADEFTSRLLDIHSKMLEINKKEDIRLGLHRSDYMLDEQTKLLLQIELNTISSSFPGLTCLVSDLHRNLINQYGGQLGLDHKKVPENAAVIQYANALAKAWTEFNNPRAAVMIVVQNEERNMYDQHWLSLVLREKYGVQTIRKTLAEIDAQGKLQPDGTLVVGDEAISVIYFRAGYAPTDYPSESEWKARLLMEQSSAIKCPSVSYHLAGTKKVQQELAKPGVLERFLENKDEIAKLRKCFAGLWSLDDTDVVKDAIERPELYVMKPQREGGGNNIYGDDISKTLLKLQEEGTEGSAAYILMQRIFPTVSSTLLMREGVCHKEKAISELGIYGAYLRNKEKVILNEKSGYLMRTKVSSSNEGGVAAGFAVLDSIYLT
- the LOC124914067 gene encoding 54S ribosomal protein L17, mitochondrial, translating into MYKAPAPLSALIRRSLLSTARTFSTSTAHDQIVASVLFERLPVVIPKIDPVLYAFQDFSFQWRQQYRKPYPDEFLNKSEARGKGNYQVEYVPAPRITEADKNNDKRSLKRALDRRLYLLVLGTTYGAPSGSPVWHFPEKIYESEETLRKCAESALTSIIGDLSHTYFVGNAPMGHMIQQPSDKTQEVAQFKRFFFKSQVIATNKFDISKCEDFVWVTKDELLEYFPEQAEFFNKMIIS